From Trichocoleus desertorum ATA4-8-CV12, a single genomic window includes:
- a CDS encoding high light inducible protein encodes MKTSTINTAQVPTVAPAYNGADRNAWIFGWNPQQELWNGRLAMIGFVAYLLWDLGGYSVLRDVLHLIR; translated from the coding sequence ATGAAAACTTCAACCATCAATACGGCTCAAGTCCCTACCGTTGCCCCCGCTTACAACGGTGCCGATCGCAATGCTTGGATCTTTGGCTGGAACCCACAGCAGGAGTTATGGAATGGTCGTTTGGCCATGATCGGTTTTGTGGCATATCTGCTTTGGGATTTAGGTGGTTACAGCGTTCTGCGAGATGTCCTCCACCTGATTCGATAG